Proteins from one Mucilaginibacter jinjuensis genomic window:
- a CDS encoding DUF1349 domain-containing protein — protein sequence MRKFLLAIALLSATLAASAQNSKNMKWFNQPKTWKAYPDSLTMTVDPDTDYWRTTHYGFIRNSGPFYYQEIAGNFEATVKITGHYEELFHQAGLMVRIDNKNWIKTGIEYVDGVQNVSAVVTRDVSDWSVVPRNDSPKCIWLKLLRKGDYVQIQYSFDNKDFKMLRLAYFPPNVKAQIGMVAAAPGKKSFAVTFEDFKVEVVK from the coding sequence ATGAGAAAATTTCTATTAGCCATTGCGCTGCTATCTGCAACGCTTGCGGCTTCTGCTCAAAATAGCAAAAACATGAAATGGTTTAATCAACCTAAAACCTGGAAAGCTTACCCCGATTCATTAACCATGACCGTTGACCCCGATACGGATTACTGGAGAACTACTCATTATGGCTTCATCCGCAATTCGGGGCCTTTCTACTACCAGGAAATAGCCGGCAACTTTGAAGCTACAGTGAAAATCACCGGGCATTACGAAGAGCTTTTCCATCAGGCGGGATTAATGGTGCGTATCGACAATAAAAACTGGATAAAAACCGGGATTGAATATGTGGATGGCGTGCAAAATGTAAGCGCCGTTGTTACGCGTGATGTATCAGACTGGTCGGTTGTACCACGTAATGATAGCCCTAAATGTATCTGGTTAAAGTTGTTACGCAAGGGCGATTATGTACAGATCCAATATTCGTTTGATAATAAAGATTTCAAGATGCTGCGCCTGGCCTACTTCCCGCCAAATGTGAAGGCGCAGATTGGTATGGTGGCTGCTGCACCGGGTAAAAAGAGCTTTGCGGTAACGTTCGAGGATTTTAAAGTAGAAGTGGTTAAATAA
- a CDS encoding HXXEE domain-containing protein: protein MACLLPIAIIAHVIEECVFPGGFIQWYRDKRPDIASGITKSRLAIANLIFITLSFMPMLLGPGTQGLSWLLSLSSITAVNALFHIVGSARTKSYSPGEVTAMFIYLPLTIYINWELLATHAITLDYAGKCFLVGIAYHIWSAYSHEQRATEFEEYQSANK from the coding sequence ATGGCGTGCTTACTACCTATAGCTATCATAGCGCACGTTATTGAAGAGTGTGTTTTCCCTGGCGGATTTATCCAATGGTACAGAGACAAACGGCCTGATATTGCATCGGGTATTACCAAGAGCAGGTTGGCCATTGCAAACCTCATTTTTATAACGCTCTCATTTATGCCTATGCTGTTGGGGCCAGGTACCCAGGGCTTATCGTGGCTGTTGTCGCTCTCGTCCATTACTGCTGTAAATGCTTTATTCCATATAGTTGGCAGTGCCCGCACCAAAAGCTATTCGCCCGGCGAAGTAACTGCTATGTTTATCTATCTACCCCTAACTATCTACATTAACTGGGAGCTGCTGGCTACACATGCCATCACATTAGACTATGCAGGTAAATGTTTTTTGGTAGGGATAGCCTATCATATATGGTCGGCCTATAGCCATGAACAAAGGGCCACAGAGTTTGAGGAGTACCAATCGGCTAATAAATAA